One window of Methanobacterium alkalithermotolerans genomic DNA carries:
- a CDS encoding ArsR family transcriptional regulator: protein MKTLISNLKGKCLFEVSMKTQIDGLICIHTDPSDNSCLDKFIKGGSVRIEPEDPLEVCQKITRVIRGAKKHGEVYVGYDGGPLGSLLGFIANKEGVDGVYVCLNNESIRLPALKMDISDTRLRILETLEKENLTAISIGKKVGISRAMVYKHLAGLLDLGLVKQAQMFEKYSITQAGKIVII from the coding sequence ATGAAAACTCTAATTAGCAATTTAAAAGGAAAGTGTTTATTTGAGGTATCTATGAAAACTCAAATTGACGGGCTTATTTGTATTCATACTGATCCATCAGATAATTCTTGTCTGGATAAATTTATCAAAGGAGGTTCAGTAAGAATTGAACCAGAAGATCCACTGGAAGTCTGCCAAAAAATAACCAGGGTTATAAGAGGGGCCAAAAAACATGGCGAAGTCTATGTAGGTTATGACGGGGGTCCTTTAGGATCTCTACTGGGATTTATTGCCAATAAAGAAGGAGTCGATGGTGTTTATGTCTGTTTAAATAATGAATCCATTCGTTTACCTGCTTTAAAGATGGATATTTCTGATACTCGTTTAAGAATTTTAGAAACCTTAGAAAAAGAAAATCTTACAGCCATTTCTATTGGAAAAAAAGTGGGTATTTCCCGGGCCATGGTTTATAAACACCTGGCCGGCCTCCTGGACTTGGGGCTGGTTAAACAGGCCCAGATGTTTGAAAAGTACTCTATTACTCAAGCCGGGAAAATAGTTATCATATAA
- a CDS encoding cation diffusion facilitator family transporter, producing MNSKNYYSRVRNILIIILFLNLGVSLTKLGYGWYTNSLSIVSDGFHSLFDGISNVIGIVGIIIASRPPDSEHPYGHVKFETLASLGIAIILFFTCFEIFKSAVERLFDPTVPEISMVSFIIIGITICINIVISWFENREGKRLGSSILVADSLHTRSDVYGSVAVILGFIAIKMGFVIADSIVAILIALLIARTGISIIKSSSDVLLDKAPLESKDIKKIVNALEEVKDCHKIRTRGPKSSIYVDLHIELEGCLSLDEAHDISHKVEETLKNSIEGVKDVTVHVDPCNE from the coding sequence ATGAATTCAAAAAATTATTACAGCCGGGTACGGAATATTCTTATAATTATTCTATTCCTCAATCTAGGGGTATCCTTGACTAAACTGGGTTATGGTTGGTATACTAATTCTTTGAGTATAGTTTCAGACGGTTTCCATTCCTTATTTGATGGTATTTCCAATGTGATTGGAATTGTAGGGATTATAATCGCCTCTCGACCACCAGACAGTGAACATCCCTATGGACATGTTAAATTCGAGACTTTAGCCTCCCTGGGAATAGCCATAATATTATTTTTCACCTGCTTTGAAATTTTTAAATCAGCAGTGGAGAGATTATTTGATCCCACAGTACCGGAAATTAGCATGGTTAGTTTCATAATTATCGGGATTACTATTTGCATAAACATAGTTATTTCCTGGTTTGAAAACCGGGAAGGTAAACGTTTAGGTAGCAGTATTTTAGTTGCAGATTCATTACATACTAGAAGTGATGTATATGGTTCAGTTGCAGTTATACTGGGTTTTATTGCCATTAAAATGGGATTTGTTATTGCTGATTCAATAGTGGCTATTTTAATTGCATTATTAATAGCACGGACAGGAATAAGCATAATAAAAAGTAGTTCTGATGTTCTCCTGGATAAAGCCCCCCTGGAGTCTAAAGATATAAAAAAAATTGTTAATGCATTAGAAGAAGTTAAAGATTGTCATAAAATAAGGACCAGGGGCCCAAAATCAAGTATTTATGTGGATTTGCACATTGAACTGGAAGGTTGTCTTTCCCTGGATGAGGCGCATGATATTTCCCATAAAGTAGAAGAAACACTTAAAAATTCCATTGAAGGAGTAAAGGATGTTACAGTTCATGTGGATCCCTGTAATGAATAG
- a CDS encoding GltB/FmdC/FwdC-like GXGXG domain-containing protein has translation MPVNEVMISGDDLSTRTINKEIKNGLKQNQTTFLIENSQKLDSIVVGIREESHIKLKGDFGDFIGALNDGAKIEIQGNTGRYVGNNMTAGEIIVQGSTDDGVGFGTYNGTIVVHGNAGDAVGQLNKGGLIIIDGDIGKLAGLYMLSGDIIITGNAGEDTGDWMIGGTIYVGGDLQTGTNAKITTLDKTDKEKLSAIFQSYGISADVEKFQKIQHKDSRPFYG, from the coding sequence ATGCCTGTAAACGAAGTAATGATTTCTGGTGATGATCTTTCAACTCGCACCATAAATAAAGAAATAAAAAATGGTTTAAAACAAAATCAAACCACATTTTTGATTGAAAACTCGCAAAAATTAGACTCCATTGTAGTTGGTATTCGAGAAGAATCACATATAAAACTTAAAGGAGATTTTGGAGACTTTATTGGCGCCTTAAATGATGGGGCCAAAATAGAGATTCAGGGAAACACAGGACGCTATGTAGGCAATAATATGACTGCTGGTGAAATTATTGTGCAGGGATCCACTGATGACGGGGTGGGCTTTGGGACGTATAATGGAACCATTGTGGTGCATGGTAATGCAGGAGACGCGGTGGGACAACTCAATAAAGGCGGATTAATAATTATAGATGGGGATATTGGAAAGCTGGCTGGACTTTACATGCTCAGTGGTGATATAATTATAACAGGTAATGCTGGAGAAGATACCGGTGACTGGATGATTGGGGGAACTATTTATGTAGGTGGAGACCTCCAAACAGGAACCAATGCTAAGATAACCACCCTGGATAAAACAGATAAAGAGAAACTTTCTGCCATATTCCAGAGCTATGGTATTTCAGCGGATGTAGAAAAATTCCAAAAAATTCAACATAAGGATTCCCGGCCTTTTTATGGGTAA
- a CDS encoding zinc dependent phospholipase C family protein produces MLKILIFSLLIVVLALSYMEPAAAWAITNHRDIAAETYYAMPPDIQEKLSLKEMQNGSIAPDTKFFDFKYHIYPLTQDKAYYWLEKGRANYQLENYEYASYCYGVATHYIADGLCPPHSESGNSHYYHNLYEARAMFLSPSINYSYSNLDLFLESGAIESKNSWYDWLENGDDVNIQQDLNRAATGSFLAVKTYIPQNKI; encoded by the coding sequence ATGTTAAAAATTCTAATTTTCTCATTATTAATAGTAGTACTGGCCCTGTCTTATATGGAGCCTGCCGCAGCCTGGGCTATTACTAATCACCGGGATATTGCTGCTGAAACTTATTATGCTATGCCTCCAGATATTCAGGAAAAATTGAGTCTAAAAGAAATGCAAAATGGATCAATTGCTCCTGATACTAAGTTTTTCGATTTTAAGTACCATATATATCCTTTAACCCAGGATAAGGCTTATTACTGGTTAGAAAAGGGTCGAGCTAATTACCAATTAGAAAACTATGAATATGCCAGTTACTGTTATGGGGTAGCCACCCACTATATAGCTGATGGGTTATGCCCTCCTCACAGTGAGAGTGGAAACTCACATTATTATCATAACCTTTATGAAGCCCGAGCCATGTTTTTAAGTCCCAGTATAAATTACTCCTACAGCAATCTGGATCTTTTCCTGGAGAGTGGAGCCATTGAATCCAAAAATAGCTGGTATGACTGGTTGGAAAATGGTGATGATGTTAATATACAACAGGACTTGAATCGT